A genomic window from Chrysoperla carnea chromosome 3, inChrCarn1.1, whole genome shotgun sequence includes:
- the LOC123296161 gene encoding multiple inositol polyphosphate phosphatase 1-like, translated as MNLSLRIGVLIVLIFLAIESSFSIYLLKQNRKSQNVEYCYANDPSPSKRFATKTVYDFNKNITKPTLPAKCKPVQLWSVIRHGVRLQETEEVLILQNDLPKIQEEIVKNYEKKTYKSRLCEEDFNNIKNWKLDPFVSFETAYGLADSGAQQVTELADHFRRDYSSLFDFPYNEDNYVVHSFVDPCVTKTCDIFLDRIFNHSSRNYKKDSLINDERFRFPMDLPEPNRFLESPMIQEMILDVSEKLGYIETPLNWTSVKLLYDMCRYDNAWHLNELSPWCAVFTTEQKNLFEYHEDLFCYYEYGYGNETAIDAGCTTAKSMMYYFMKTANNELNQPKGILIFSHRATFEGLFVSLNAKRDSYLLTADNYEYATDRKWKTTDDIPFSGHVTATFYSCDDNEKYVQFIINEEPLEVDLPGCVQGICPWQSVFNRLKPIADNCVID; from the exons atga acttaTCTTTAAGAATTGGTGTACTAATTGTTCTAATATTTTTGGCAATAGAGAGTTCGtttagtatatatttattaaaacaaaatagaaagTCTCAAAATGTCGAGTATTGTTACGCAAATGATCCATCTCCATCAAAACGTTTTGCAACAAAAACTgtatatgattttaataaaaatatcacgaAGCCAACTTTACCCGCAA AATGCAAACCTGTTCAATTATGGAGTGTGATTCGTCATGGAGTTCGATTACAAGAGACTGAGGAAGTATTAATACTTCAAAACGATTTACCAAAAATTCAagaagaaattgtaaaaaattatgaa aaaaaaacttataaatctCGTTTATGTGAGgaagattttaataatattaaaaattggaaattggaTCCATTTGTAAGTTTTGAAACTGCTTATGGATTAGCGGATTCTGGTGCACAACAAGTAACTGAGTTAGCTGATCATTTTCGAAGAGACTATTcaagtttatttgattttccTTATAATGAAGATAACTATGTT GTACATTCATTTGTTGATCCATGTGTCACTAAAACTTGTGATATATTTCTGGATCGTATATTTAATCACAGTAGCAGAAATTACAAGAAAGATTCACTG ATAAACGACGAACGATTTCGATTTCCAATGGATTTACCAGAACCCAACCGTTTTCTAGAATCGCCTATGATACAAGAAATGATATTGGATGTCAGTGAAAAATTAGGATATATTGAAACACCATTAAATTGGACAAGCGTAAAATTATTGTACGATATGTGTCGATACGATAACGCATGGCACTTAAATGAATTATCGCCATG GTGTGCTGTATTTACGACCgaacaaaaaaacttatttgaatATCATGAAGACTTATTTTGCTATTATGAATACGGATACGGTAATGAAACTGCTATAGATGCCGGATGTACAACTGCCAAATCAATgatgtattattttatgaaaactgcAAATAATGAATTGAATCAACCAAAAGGAATACTAATTTTTTCACATCGTGCTACTTTTGAAGGATTATTTGTAAGTTTAAATGCCAAAAGAGATTCATACTTATTGACAGCTGATAATTATGAATATGCAACAGATCGAAAATGGAAAACAACTGATGATATTCCATTTTCAGGTCATGTTACAGCTACATTTTATTC GTGTGATGATAATGAAAAATAcgtacaatttataataaatgaagaACCATTAGAAGTAGATTTACCAGGATGTGTACAAGGAATATGTCCATGGCAATCAGTTTTCAATAGATTAAAACCTATTGCTGATAATTGTGTTATTGATTGA
- the LOC123295704 gene encoding multiple inositol polyphosphate phosphatase 1-like codes for MFTLADRFKLQYPSIFKIPYSKEDFQFLHTFTEHCVLKSFEAFFEGLFGVPFDKNYEQLKNKTEEGSIDFESLEKMRIKMKTKNQRAATEPIRFTEKPIFLNMLSNISEKLGYNSPLNWTTVRILFDICRYDYGWNNDKISPWCAFFSENEQKILEYYEDLSCYYEYGYGNELAREMGCNQIKSLIYNFMKVANGDKHPKAVVHTSHRAYFETLQVALDITKDPYILTADNFETAQDRKWRTTNDCPYATQFTAVFYSCNNEEKYVHFTMNEKSLDEINFPGCKDGLCPWSSVFNRLKPIANTCNLD; via the exons ATGTTTACCTTAGCGGATAGATTTAAATTACAGTAtccaagtatttttaaaattccataCAGCAAagaagattttcaatttttacatacGTTCACCGAACACTGCGTTCTAAAAAGTTTCGAAGCATTTTTTGAAGGTTTATTTGGCGTaccatttgataaaaattatgaacaattaaagaataaaacagAAGAG ggaAGTATAGACTTCGAATCACTGgaaaaaatgagaataaaaatgaaaactaaaaatcaaCGTGCCGCCACAGAGCCAATACGTTTTACTGAAAaaccaattttcttaaatatgttaTCCAATATAAGTGAAAAATTAGGATATAATTCACCATTAAATTGGACAACAGTACGAATATTATTCGATATATGTCGATATGATTATGGTTGGAACAATGACAAAATTTCCCCATGGTGTgcctttttttctgaaaatgaacaaaaaattttagaatattatgaAGATTTATCATGTTATTATGAATATGGATATGGAAATGAATTAGCCCGTGAAATGGGTTGTAACCAAATTAAATCtcttatttataactttatgaaaGTTGCAAACGGTGATAAACATCCAAAAGCTGTGGTACATACTTCTCATCGAGcttattttgaaacattacaAGTTGCATTGGATATAACAAAGGATCCGTATATTTTAACTGCGGACAATTTCGAAACTGCTCAAGATAGAAAATGGAGAACAACAAATGATTGTCCTTATGCGACACAATTTACTGCTGTGTTTTATTC gtGTAATAATGAAGAGAAATACGTTCATTTCACTATGAATGAGAAATCGTTGgatgaaattaattttcctgGATGCAAGGATGGATTATGTCCATGGAGTTCGGTTTTTAATCGATTAAAACCCATTGCAAACACTTGTAATTTAGATTAG